TTCATCGCGTGCGCAGTTCCGACAAGCACGTAGCTCGCCGAACCCATGTCTCCAGGTATCAGGACAGGCTGGCCGACTTCCCTGTATTTCGCAGGGACCTCTGGACGGCTGCCGTCGAATGCGCGGGTCGCTCCTTTCCTGTGGACGTAGAGCTTCCTCCGCTTGCCCTCGAACTCGTGCTCCTCCAGCTTGCATATGTTGTGCGCGACGTCGTACACGCAGCTCATGCCCATTTCCTCGGCCTTCCTGCCAAGCGCGCTCTCAAAGGATTCCCGAACCCAGTGGAGTATCAGCTGCCTGTTCGCCCAGGCGTAGTTCGCCGCCGCGCTCATCGCCTTGAAGCAATCCTGGCCCTCGTTCGAGTTCACAGGGGCACAAGCAAGCTGCCTGTCCGGGACCGAGATGTTGTACTTCCTTATTGCCTGCTCCATGGTCCTGATGTAGTCGCTCGCTATCTGGTGCCCGCATCCTCTCGAGCCGGAATGTATGCTCACCATGATCTGATCCACTGAATGTATCCCCAACGCCTTCGCCGCCTCGAGGTCGAGGATCTTCTCCACCCTCTGAAGCTCAAGAAAGTGATTGCCTCCTCCGAGCGTGCCGAGCTGAGGTGCACCTCTCTGCTTCGCCTTCGTGTCGACCTTGGAGGGGTCCGCCGTGCTCATCCGCCCGTTCTCCTCGCTCGAGGCTAGGTCGTCCTCCCAACCATAGCCCTGCTCGACGGCCCATCGGGCCCCGCCTTCCAGAACATCGTCG
This Candidatus Thermoplasmatota archaeon DNA region includes the following protein-coding sequences:
- a CDS encoding RtcB family protein, which gives rise to MNKIDEFRYEIPRSFKPCMSTSAVIFADDKMIQSVKGDNAPEQAANVACLPGIVGKSLAMPDIHWGYGFPIGGVAAFDADNGIISPGGIGYDVNCGVKLVRTDLTVHDVGRDIKKLIDTIFNNVPSGVGEKGKLRLSISQIDDVLEGGARWAVEQGYGWEDDLASSEENGRMSTADPSKVDTKAKQRGAPQLGTLGGGNHFLELQRVEKILDLEAAKALGIHSVDQIMVSIHSGSRGCGHQIASDYIRTMEQAIRKYNISVPDRQLACAPVNSNEGQDCFKAMSAAANYAWANRQLILHWVRESFESALGRKAEEMGMSCVYDVAHNICKLEEHEFEGKRRKLYVHRKGATRAFDGSRPEVPAKYREVGQPVLIPGDMGSASYVLVGTAHAMKETFGSTCHGAGRLMSRTSATRKFSVNEVVSMLQGRGIYIKAASKDGIVEEAPGAYKNIDDVVRIAHGAGISKMVARLKPLGVMKG